In Amphiura filiformis chromosome 1, Afil_fr2py, whole genome shotgun sequence, the following are encoded in one genomic region:
- the LOC140168099 gene encoding uncharacterized protein → MLTVKLECINGHPWSWQSQPILGVGNEAVPAGNLLTSAGILFSGTKFTTMEYFANFINLEFISESTYTDHENDYLFPVAHETWHFERDTLWRTWKDLILKLSGDGRCDSPGFSAKYCTYVMMDMDTGKVVDIQTISVNEVSSSNAMEKEGCRRSLEKLKEHGMEVGILCTDRHGGIAAMLRDEYPAIDHQFDLWHLAKSTTKKLNAKAKKRECQELGAWMPSVRNHLWWAAATCGGDKVELLEKWRSVVYHTTNQHEWGGTQVYNMCAHTPLSEADRLAKKWIESGSPAHEALSDVVNDKSILKGINQVNLFCHTGKTECFNSSLTKFAPKRVHLPYEGMVVRTKLAAIDNNHNTGRAQARVKRKTKHSGPVGSLRFKIVNPKAKKKWIAKPIFEKKSYGYVYDMLAGVLVKKLLNKKGTSTDIFDPPADAMKENIASVANPGKEAVVEAHISRF, encoded by the coding sequence ATGCTGACTGTAAAGCTTGAATGTATAAATGGCCATCCATGGTCGTGGCAAAGCCAGCCAATTCTTGGTGTTGGCAATGAGGCTGTGCCGGCAGGTAACCTGCTAACCTCAGCAGGCATCTTGTTCAGCGGAACAAAATTCACTACAATGGAATATTTCGCTAACTTTATTAATCTTGAATTTATTTCAGAGAGTACCTATACAGATCATGAGAATGACTACCTCTTCCCAGTCGCCCATGAGACATGGCACTTTGAGCGAGATACTTTGTGGAGAACCTGGAAGGACCTAATTCTTAAACTCAGTGGGGATGGAAGGTGCGATAGTCCAGGCTTCTCTGCAAAGTACTGCACATATGTCATGATGGACATGGACACTGGGAAGGTGGTAGATATCCAAACTATATCAGTGAATGAGGTAAGTAGCTCAAATGCTATGGAGAAAGAAGGCTGTAGACGCTCTCTAGAAAAGTTAAAAGAACATGGCATGGAAGTAGGTATTCTATGTACAGACCGCCACGGAGGTATCGCTGCCATGCTTCGTGATGAATACCCAGCAATTGATCACCAGTTCGACTTGTGGCATTTGGCCAAGTCAACCACAAAGAAACTAAATGCGAAGGCCAAAAAAAGAGAGTGCCAAGAACTTGGTGCATGGATGCCCTCCGTCCGGAATCATCTGTGGTGGGCAGCAGCAACTTGCGGTGGTGACAAGGTCGAACTGCTGGAGAAATGGCGCTCAGTTGTGTACCACACTACAAATCAGCATGAGTGGGGAGGCACTCAGGTATATAACATGTGTGCCCATACACCCCTCTCAGAGGCTGATCGACTTGCAAAGAAGTGGATCGAGTCTGGGTCACCAGCACATGAGGCCCTCTCTGATGTGGTTAATGACAAGAGTATTCTTAAGGGTATTAATCAGGTCAACCTGTTTTGCCACACTGGCAAAACAGAATGTTTCAACAGCAGCTTGACTAAGTTTGCTCCAAAACGTGTGCACCTCCCGTACGAAGGAATGGTAGTGAGAACAAAGCTAGCTGCTATTGATAACAATCATAACACAGGTAGGGCTCAAGCTCGTGTGAAGCGCAAAACTAAACACTCAGGCCCAGTTGGCTCACTCCGATTCAAGATAGTAAACCCCAAGGCCAAAAAGAAATGGATAGCAAAGCCAATCTTTGAGAAGAAGAGCTACGGATATGTGTATGACATGTTAGCTGGCGTGCTGGTGAAGAAGTTGCTAAACAAGAAGGGGACGAGCACAGACATATTTGACCCTCCTGCAGATGCAATGAAGGAAAACATAGCTTCTGTGGCCAACCCTGGTAAGGAAGCTGTCGTTGAAGCTCACATATCTCGATTCTAA